Genomic window (Bacillota bacterium):
ATCCAACACTTATTCTGAAGCTTGCTCTTCTGCAGCCATGGAGACAGTCCCCGCGGCAGATGGAATAGTTAGCTAGTGAACCAAAACGGCCGGGGGGCCCTCTTTCTTGTTTCGCCTAAGCGATATCTAGGGGAATGCGCTGGTTAAGCCGGCTAAATGAGGCCGGGAGGCCCATTGCAAACTGCCCAGCCGGTTTTTCTGTGGCCATGATGGTATTGCTAAAAGCAATCGACAAATGATAGAGTATGTTAAAGAAGGAACCCATAGCAATTGTGATATGTATATGCGAACGGTAGCTATTGTTTCTTGGTATGAGGGTAAGATGGAAAGGGGTGGTTACAAGTTTTATGCTATCAATGGACGGAGTTAAATTACCTAAACCAGGTCTAAGAAATACCAAAACCGCGCTTTCCGTATTTTTTTGCATACTACTATTTGAACTTATAGGCAAGCAGAATCCCTTGTTTGCTTGCTCGGCCGCCATTATATGCATGAAGGAGACGGTACATTATTCTTACCAAATGGGAGTAGACAGGCTCGCTGGGACACTCCTTGGGGGCATTGTGGGTTTGGTGTTTTTACTAATAAAAAACCATTTGACGTTGTTGCATACAGAGGCCATAGTAGCAGGACTCGGTATTTTAACAGTAATATATCTGTGCAATTTGTTTAATAAAAGCAGCGCATCAGTCATATCAAGTATAGTGGTTCTTGCTATTGTAATTGGAGTTGGCGAGAAGTCGCCTTTTCTATATGCTCTAGACCGGATGTTGGATACTTTTATAGGAATCATAATAGCATTGGTTGTCAACAAATATATTTTCCCACATAAGGACGGTGACAGACAACTGCAGGGAACTGGTAACGATATCTAACCACCATTGGAGGTTCAGTGCTTTACCTAGCGGATGATCCGCCATTTACTCATATGTATATAAAAAAGGAGTGCGATTATGGAAAAGGCAATTATCAGCACGGACAAGGGGAACATTACGATCGAATTCTTCGAAATGGATGCCCCGAACACGGTGGCTAATTTTAAGTCCCTCATCGAGTCCGGGTTTTACAACGGGCTTACCTTTCACCGGGTGGTGCCAGGGTTTGTGATCCAGGGTGGGTGCCCGCACGGTACCGGCACCGGGGGGCCCGGCTACACCATCAAGTGCGAAATCAATCCCAACAAGCATGTCCGCGGGGCGCTGTCGATGGCTCATGCCGGGCGCGATACGGGCGGCAGCCAGTTTTTCATCTGTCATGATGACTTCCCGCATTTGGACGGAATGCACACCGTCTTTGGCCGGGTAACGGACGGTATGGATGTGGTGGACA
Coding sequences:
- a CDS encoding peptidylprolyl isomerase, yielding MEKAIISTDKGNITIEFFEMDAPNTVANFKSLIESGFYNGLTFHRVVPGFVIQGGCPHGTGTGGPGYTIKCEINPNKHVRGALSMAHAGRDTGGSQFFICHDDFPHLDGMHTVFGRVTDGMDVVDRIVQGDKMNEVRIVTV